From the Micromonospora lupini genome, one window contains:
- a CDS encoding VWA domain-containing protein: MSVTYPFSAVLGMADMRLALLLNAVSPAIGGVLVRGEKGTAKSTAVRALAALLPPVRRVAGCRFGCDPAEPDPACPDGPHPADAATETRPARLVELPVGAAEDRVVGSLDLEKALGEGVRAFEPGLLAAAHRGVLYVDEVNLLHDHLVDLLLDAAAMGRSHVEREGVSVSHAARFLLVGTMNPEEGELRPQLLDRFGLTVEVGASRDPAVRVEVVRRRLAADADPAGFAARWADADAEIAAQVAAARRRLPGVRLPDAALRQIAEVCAEFDVDGMRADIVTARTALAHAAWHGRDRVTIDDVRVAARLALPHRRRRDPFDTPGLDSKRLDEALQRAQDAHPDDSDDNGGPHDGGPDDGGPQGGGPAGGDGPSGGGPSGGGPSDGGPSDGGPSGDGSGDGAERGAPGSAGPSAARDGSGPDGRTDGPDGADGWPQRQPGDDDGWSRRQPGDRGDDGQNSRPRGGRESATGDDDPTRGGESQPAAVPRGGLKARLLTAPGVGDGVPGRRSRARTGRGRTTGARVPAGRVGALHLPATIRAAAPHQALRGRLAGPLRLRPDDVREAVREGREGNLVLFVVDASGSMGARQRMTAVKDAVLALLTDAYQRRDKVAVIAFRGAGARTLLPATSSVLAASTRLAELPTGGRTPLAEGLLAAVDLLRVERLRDPKRRPLVLVVTDGRATAGTRPLDRAAAAAKVLAATAAPCVVVDCETGPVRLHLAARLATQLQAPHHQLNDVAQVSTGPATSPDRSAA, encoded by the coding sequence ATGAGCGTCACCTACCCGTTCAGCGCGGTGCTCGGCATGGCCGACATGCGGTTGGCGCTGCTGCTCAACGCGGTGTCCCCGGCGATCGGCGGGGTCCTCGTGCGGGGTGAGAAGGGGACCGCCAAGTCCACAGCCGTGCGGGCCCTCGCCGCGCTGCTACCCCCGGTGCGCCGGGTCGCCGGCTGCCGCTTCGGCTGTGACCCGGCCGAGCCGGACCCGGCCTGCCCGGACGGTCCGCATCCGGCCGACGCCGCCACCGAGACCCGCCCGGCCCGGCTCGTGGAGCTGCCGGTCGGCGCCGCCGAGGACCGGGTCGTCGGATCGCTCGACCTGGAGAAGGCCCTCGGCGAGGGCGTACGCGCCTTCGAGCCGGGTCTGCTCGCCGCCGCCCACCGGGGGGTGCTCTACGTCGACGAGGTCAACCTGCTGCACGACCACCTCGTCGACCTGCTGCTCGACGCGGCGGCGATGGGCCGCAGCCACGTCGAGCGTGAGGGTGTCTCGGTCAGCCACGCGGCCCGGTTCCTGCTGGTCGGCACCATGAACCCGGAGGAGGGGGAGTTGCGCCCGCAGCTGCTCGACCGTTTCGGGTTGACCGTCGAGGTAGGCGCCAGCCGGGATCCTGCGGTCCGGGTCGAGGTGGTGCGTCGCCGGCTCGCCGCCGACGCCGACCCGGCCGGCTTCGCCGCCCGCTGGGCCGACGCCGACGCGGAGATCGCCGCGCAGGTGGCCGCCGCCCGCCGCAGGCTTCCCGGGGTACGCCTGCCGGACGCCGCGCTGCGGCAGATCGCCGAGGTGTGCGCCGAGTTCGACGTGGACGGCATGCGCGCCGACATCGTCACGGCACGGACCGCCCTCGCGCACGCCGCGTGGCACGGCCGGGACCGGGTCACCATCGACGACGTCCGGGTCGCCGCCCGCCTCGCCCTGCCGCACCGCCGCCGCCGCGACCCGTTCGACACCCCGGGCCTGGACTCCAAGCGCCTCGACGAGGCGTTGCAGCGCGCCCAGGACGCGCACCCCGACGACTCGGACGACAACGGCGGCCCGCACGACGGTGGCCCGGACGACGGGGGCCCGCAGGGCGGTGGCCCGGCCGGCGGTGACGGCCCGAGTGGCGGCGGCCCGAGTGGTGGCGGCCCGAGTGACGGCGGCCCGAGTGACGGCGGCCCGAGTGGCGACGGCAGCGGCGACGGGGCCGAGCGGGGTGCACCCGGGTCGGCCGGGCCCTCGGCGGCGCGCGACGGCAGTGGCCCAGACGGGCGCACCGACGGCCCCGACGGTGCCGACGGGTGGCCGCAGCGACAGCCGGGCGACGACGATGGCTGGTCGCGGCGCCAGCCGGGCGACCGGGGCGACGACGGGCAGAACTCGCGTCCGCGCGGGGGCCGGGAATCGGCGACCGGTGACGACGACCCGACCCGCGGCGGGGAGTCCCAGCCGGCGGCCGTACCCCGGGGTGGGTTGAAGGCCCGGCTGCTCACCGCGCCCGGCGTCGGTGACGGCGTGCCCGGCCGGCGTTCGCGTGCCCGCACCGGGCGGGGGCGCACCACAGGCGCCCGGGTGCCGGCGGGCCGGGTCGGCGCGTTGCACCTGCCGGCCACGATCCGCGCCGCCGCGCCGCACCAGGCGTTGCGGGGACGGTTGGCCGGTCCGCTGCGGTTGCGCCCGGACGACGTGCGGGAGGCGGTTCGCGAGGGACGCGAGGGAAACCTGGTGCTGTTCGTGGTGGACGCCAGCGGCTCGATGGGCGCCCGGCAGCGGATGACAGCCGTCAAGGACGCGGTCCTCGCCCTGCTCACCGACGCGTACCAGCGGCGGGACAAGGTCGCGGTGATCGCCTTCCGGGGTGCCGGTGCGCGGACGCTGCTGCCGGCCACCTCGTCGGTGCTGGCCGCCTCGACCCGGCTGGCCGAGCTGCCGACGGGTGGGCGTACGCCGCTGGCCGAGGGCCTGCTCGCCGCCGTGGATCTGCTGCGGGTGGAGCGCCTGCGCGACCCGAAGCGCCGCCCTCTGGTCCTCGTCGTCACCGACGGCCGGGCCACCGCCGGCACCCGCCCGCTGGACCGGGCGGCGGCAGCGGCGAAGGTGCTGGCCGCGACGGCTGCGCCCTGCGTGGTCGTCGACTGCGAAACAGGCCCCGTCCGCCTGCACCTGGCCGCCCGCCTGGCAACTCAACTGCAAGCCCCCCACCACCAACTGAACGACGTGGCCCAGGTCTCGACCGGCCCTGCCACCTCGCCGGACAGGAGCGCCGCCTGA
- the cobO gene encoding cob(I)yrinic acid a,c-diamide adenosyltransferase — translation MPQGQPNHVPADGLTTRQRRHRPLLIVHTGQMKGKSTAAFGLALRAWTAGLPVGVFQFVKSAKWRVGEENAFRALGEVHERTGQGAPVAWHKMGEGWSWIQRGGEADHAADALEGWRQIQRDLAAERYGLYVLDEFTYPMKWGWVDVDEVVATLADRPGFQHVVITGRDADPRLVAAADLVAELTKVKHPMDAGQKGQKGIEW, via the coding sequence ATGCCGCAGGGACAGCCGAATCACGTGCCTGCCGACGGGTTGACGACCCGGCAGCGGCGGCACCGGCCACTGCTGATCGTCCACACCGGACAGATGAAGGGCAAGTCCACGGCCGCCTTCGGGCTGGCGTTGCGGGCCTGGACGGCCGGCCTGCCGGTCGGGGTTTTCCAGTTCGTCAAGAGCGCCAAGTGGCGGGTGGGGGAGGAGAACGCCTTCCGGGCGCTCGGCGAGGTGCACGAGCGTACCGGCCAGGGCGCGCCGGTGGCCTGGCACAAGATGGGCGAGGGCTGGTCCTGGATCCAGCGCGGCGGCGAGGCCGACCACGCCGCCGACGCCCTGGAGGGCTGGCGGCAGATCCAGCGCGACCTGGCCGCCGAGCGGTACGGGCTGTACGTCCTGGACGAGTTCACCTACCCGATGAAGTGGGGCTGGGTGGACGTCGACGAGGTCGTCGCCACCCTTGCCGACCGCCCCGGCTTCCAGCACGTCGTCATCACCGGCCGGGACGCCGACCCGCGCCTCGTCGCCGCCGCCGACCTGGTGGCCGAGCTGACCAAGGTCAAGCACCCGATGGACGCCGGCCAGAAGGGCCAGAAGGGCATCGAGTGGTGA
- a CDS encoding cobyrinate a,c-diamide synthase — MVSATWALPRLVVAAPASGHGKTTVATGLLAALRRRGLTVSPHKVGPDYIDPGYHALAAGRPGRNLDPFLVGPERIVALLRHGASVPTPADIAVVEGVMGLHDGAVGRRDFASTAHVARLIDAPVVLVLDTTAQGRSAAALTLGMAAFDPAVRIGGVILNRVGSPRHETLLRDALAEVGVPVLGAVTRAAEVAAPARHLGLVPVAERAPESVAIVTALAELVEATVDLDAVLDLARSAPPLTTPAWDPITAVGGPAGVERPRVALAGGPAFTFSYAETAELLTAAGADVVTVDPLRDPALPAGTRAVVIGGGFPEAYAEALAGNGTLRAELADFDGPVVAECAGLLYLGRTLDGVPMCGRLDLTARMTGRLTLGYREATAVTDSPVARAGDPVRGHEFHRTTTDPGHGERPAWRWNGTDHGFVAGRVHASYLHTHWAGHPAAARRLVEACR; from the coding sequence GTGGTGAGCGCGACCTGGGCGCTGCCCCGGCTGGTCGTCGCCGCGCCGGCCAGCGGCCACGGCAAGACGACTGTCGCCACCGGGCTGCTCGCCGCGCTGCGCCGTCGCGGCCTGACGGTCAGCCCGCACAAGGTAGGCCCGGACTACATCGACCCCGGCTACCACGCCCTCGCCGCCGGGCGGCCCGGCCGCAACCTCGACCCGTTCCTGGTCGGGCCCGAGCGGATCGTCGCCCTGCTGCGCCACGGCGCGAGCGTCCCGACGCCCGCCGACATCGCCGTCGTGGAAGGGGTGATGGGCCTGCACGACGGCGCGGTGGGCCGCCGCGACTTCGCCTCCACGGCGCACGTCGCCCGGCTGATCGACGCGCCCGTGGTGCTGGTGCTGGACACCACCGCGCAGGGCCGCTCGGCCGCCGCGCTGACGCTGGGCATGGCGGCCTTCGATCCGGCGGTACGCATCGGCGGGGTGATCCTCAACCGGGTCGGCTCGCCCCGGCACGAGACGCTGCTGCGCGACGCCCTCGCCGAGGTGGGCGTACCGGTGCTGGGGGCGGTCACCCGCGCCGCCGAGGTCGCCGCGCCGGCCCGGCACCTCGGGCTGGTCCCGGTCGCCGAGCGGGCACCCGAGTCGGTCGCGATCGTCACCGCCCTCGCCGAACTGGTCGAGGCCACGGTGGACCTCGACGCCGTCCTCGACCTGGCACGCAGCGCCCCGCCGCTGACCACCCCGGCGTGGGACCCGATCACCGCCGTCGGCGGGCCGGCCGGCGTCGAGCGGCCACGCGTCGCGCTCGCCGGTGGTCCGGCGTTCACCTTCTCGTACGCGGAGACCGCCGAACTGCTCACCGCCGCAGGCGCGGACGTCGTCACAGTGGACCCGCTGCGCGACCCGGCCCTGCCCGCCGGCACGCGCGCGGTCGTGATCGGTGGCGGCTTCCCCGAGGCGTACGCGGAGGCCCTCGCGGGCAACGGCACGCTCCGCGCCGAGCTGGCCGACTTCGACGGGCCGGTCGTCGCCGAGTGCGCCGGGCTGCTCTACCTCGGGCGGACCCTGGACGGCGTACCGATGTGCGGTCGGCTGGACCTGACCGCCCGGATGACCGGCCGGCTCACCCTCGGCTACCGCGAGGCGACCGCGGTCACCGACAGCCCGGTGGCCCGCGCCGGCGATCCGGTACGCGGCCACGAGTTCCACCGCACCACCACCGACCCCGGGCACGGCGAGCGGCCGGCGTGGCGCTGGAACGGCACGGACCACGGCTTCGTCGCCGGCCGTGTGCACGCCTCCTACCTGCACACCCACTGGGCCGGCCACCCCGCGGCGGCCCGCCGGCTGGTCGAGGCGTGCCGATGA